CTGGCCCCAGCAGCTTGATACTTTTCCGGGCTCAGGAATTTCTGTAGGTGATATCACTGGTGATGATATTCCTGAAGTGATCGGACTTTCTTACAACAGTCTTTATGCCTTTGATACTGCAGGTAATCTGCTGGAAGGATTCCCAGTTTCTGAAGCAGGATATACTTATTCCTATTCTCAGCCTATCTTAGCTGATATTGATGATGATGGCTTGCGTGAGATAATTTATGGTGGCTGTTCTGCAGGTGGAGCAGTATTTGCAGTAAATAGTGATGGAACCTATGCAGATGGCTGGTTTCAAACTGTGGATAACTGGGTATTTGCTAATCCCGCTTTAGGTGATATTGATGGTGATGGTGAATTGGATATTGTGATCGGTGATCAGGTTTCATCTGGCACTCCTATCGATCATATTTATGCCTGGCACGGTGATGGAACGCCTTTAGATGGCTTCCCTGCCGGTCCCACCAATGCTATATATGCCCAGGTTGGGATAGCTGATCTTGATAATGATGAACTACCGGAAATTATGATAGATGATAATTCCTTTGGTAATGGCTATGAATGCTATAATAATGATGGCTCTCATTGCACTGACTGGCCCCTGCCCTGCGGAACAGGCTGGGATAGTGTCACTATGCAAATGACTCCTGTATTTGGAGATTTTGATCTTGATGGGATGCTGGAAATTGCCGGTGCTGCCACAGGATTTTCTTCCTATATAGTTGAATGCTGCATGTGGAATACAGAAAGTACCTGGAATACGGATCTTGCTTATATGCCTCTGGATGGCTGCAATATCCAGCATACAGGTTTATATCCTCAGGAATTTCTACCTCCCCCACCCGTAGCTCCTTCAGAATGTTATGCTACCCTGGTGGATTATAATGATGCAATTATCTCCTGGGTGATGGATGATGCCGGTCAAACAGGCTTTAATATCTATTGCTGTGGTGAATTACTTACCAGTATAGATGATCCTCAGGAGCGTGAATATTACCATTATGCACTTGATAATGGTGATTATGATTACTATGTAACCGCAGTCTATGATGATGTGGAATCTGATCCGTCTCCAGTAGCAGAGATTTCGGTAAACCTGCTGCCACCTCAAAATCTCTCCTGGGATGCAGTTTGCGGAGAAGTTTATCTTTACTGGAACTCACCTGCTGCTCAACGCGATCTCACGGGTTATAATGTATATCGGGATAATGTGATCATAGCCACTACGATAGATACTTCTTTCACTAATATCTTAACTGAGGAAGATACTTATGAATACTTTGTGACAGCAGTTTACAGCGATTCCCTGGAAAGCATTCCTTCTGAGACAGTTTCTATCTATGTTACATCTGTAACCCCAAACGAAGTTCCTGCCTGGGATTTCCAGCTCAATAATTATCCTAATCCCTTCAATCCCAGCACAACTATCTCTTTCCAGCTTGATAATCCTGCTTTATTGAATGTAAAGATCTATAACTGCTCAGGACAATTGATAAAAGCATTTCCTGCCAGTTCTTATCCGGCGGGATATTCCAATATTAAATGGAATGGTAATTCTGATGATAACTTACCGGTTTCTTCTGGTATTTATTTCATCAAACTAAGTTCAGGTAAAAATGTTGTCAGCCGCAAAATGCTGCTGCTTAAATAAGATTTGTGATCAGGGGAGATTTTATCATCTCCCCTGTTTCTTATGAATAAAGTAATATTTTTCTTCTTACTGCTCTATCTTACGGTTTATCTGCAGGCGGATCCTGATTCTCTTCAAGCTACTCATTTTGCTCTTGATATCACCGTAGAAGCTTATGATGCAGATTTTCTGCAGATCTGCGATACTCAGAGCAATTGCTTTTTCCAGGGACTTTATAATGCTGATAGAGGATTCAACCAGACCCTTATCCTGCCGATAACTACTGATTCTCTTTTTATCACACTTGGTGACTCTCTTAAAAGCATAGCTGTAGATCCCGGGCTGGAGAAAATTCTGGTGGATTTCACTCCTCCTCCTCCTTCCTGGCTGCAAAGACTACTCTGGTTAAAGCATGATCTGGAGAGTGTTTTTCCCTTTCTTGCCTTAGTGATTATTTTTATCTTAAAGAAGAATCATGACCGTAAAAAAGAGGAAAATGAAGACATTTCTGACCCTCCTGAAATTTAATCTCATTTTTAATTTGACAAATATCTGATAAATAACAGATTAGCCTCCATTATCGGGTATGGGGGAAATTTCATGAGAATCGTTATTCCTTTTCTATTATTGATTTTACTGATTTTATTGCTGCCTCAGGATAGAACAGCTTCTAATGACTTCGATTTTATGGCTGCTATTACCCAGAAACTTCAAGCTGAAAACACTGAAGAACCTGATGTCCCATTTCTTGATAAATTTCAAATGTATCCTCCCGAACACTGGGAAATGTTTTCAGGGACAGCGTTCTGGGGTAATCTGAATGTATCGAACCCTAAAGTAATGCATACTAATGACACTCCGCTAGATGCAGAAACTCTGGCTGGCTTATCAGCCTGGAGCTTCAGATTCCAATTCAGTGAAGCCTGGATGCCTTCAGCTACTGATCCCTTCTGCGGTTATAACTGTGCAGAATATATACTCCCGAAGGCAGGATATGAAACAGAAATTTATTATAATTCCAGCTTTCATTTCGTGGAAAAAACCCAGGATAAAAAATTTATCAGTCATAGTGATTTTTCCTCAAAACTCACTCAAGGTTTTAAGGATAAGTTAATAACTTTTACTGGTATTATATTTCCCCACCCAAGTTATGGTGTGATGGGAGATATGCAAAAAGCAGGTAAGGCATCTAACATGCCGCGAGATAAAAAATTCCCTTTCCCCTGGGTGCTGATCCAAGTGAAGGGCTGGCATGAGACTGATATCAGCGATCTTTATAAACAATCCCTTATCATGGCTGGACAGCTTTATAATACTGAAAGGATTGGTCACTATGCAAGTGGTACTAATGCTATAAGTGAATGGATAAAAGCCTTGAAGAAAATTGACTATTCGAGCCAGACTGATCCCGATCTGATGGCAAAAGCCTGTTTTACTAATTCCTGGACATATCATTGTCTGATTGAAGCTCGCGAGCTGGCAAAAATATATCTAACTGATAATATTGATAAATTTGATGTTGATAAACAGCTTATTATTGATCTGGCAGGAATATATGACAAAGAAATAGAAATTCTTAAAACAGGTGAAATTGATCTGCTGCCACTTCCTAAATGCCGGGAATTTGATCAATGGAATCTCCACATGAGAGAAGCTCAGATCAATACACTGACCTATTTCCTGGTTCAGGAAGAAGAAGTCAGTTTAATTCTAAATAAAATAAGCCGCTGAAAGTGATCTACCTTATCTATTAATCCATCTGGAAATCATCTACACCAAAAACTGTACCGTCAGCAAATTTCTCAGGCTGCCAGGTTCTGATATAGATTTTAGGTTTCTCAACCTCCTGCAGATCCA
This window of the Candidatus Stygibacter australis genome carries:
- a CDS encoding FG-GAP-like repeat-containing protein, producing the protein LIFGVGTKIVAHNLDGSNVIGWPQQLSYYIWSSPACGDIDGDGEDEIVACSRNNTTGNIGELYAFEKSGATVEGFPVTLAGGGTMNACLADLDGDEDLEICVNVRNHPNGWTYVFDGDGSVFPGWPQQLDTFPGSGISVGDITGDDIPEVIGLSYNSLYAFDTAGNLLEGFPVSEAGYTYSYSQPILADIDDDGLREIIYGGCSAGGAVFAVNSDGTYADGWFQTVDNWVFANPALGDIDGDGELDIVIGDQVSSGTPIDHIYAWHGDGTPLDGFPAGPTNAIYAQVGIADLDNDELPEIMIDDNSFGNGYECYNNDGSHCTDWPLPCGTGWDSVTMQMTPVFGDFDLDGMLEIAGAATGFSSYIVECCMWNTESTWNTDLAYMPLDGCNIQHTGLYPQEFLPPPPVAPSECYATLVDYNDAIISWVMDDAGQTGFNIYCCGELLTSIDDPQEREYYHYALDNGDYDYYVTAVYDDVESDPSPVAEISVNLLPPQNLSWDAVCGEVYLYWNSPAAQRDLTGYNVYRDNVIIATTIDTSFTNILTEEDTYEYFVTAVYSDSLESIPSETVSIYVTSVTPNEVPAWDFQLNNYPNPFNPSTTISFQLDNPALLNVKIYNCSGQLIKAFPASSYPAGYSNIKWNGNSDDNLPVSSGIYFIKLSSGKNVVSRKMLLLK